The DNA region ATTTTCCAGATGAAATAACCGGTCTTGCATTAGGAGGCAAATTATAAACATCTCCAGCTAATACCCACAATCTGCCTAATCTTTGGGCTTTTAAGGTAATATTACCCTGTCTATCTGTTACCTCCTTTGGTTGAATAACCTTATCAAACCTAACTTGTCCAGCCAAATCACAGATAACATCTTTTGTTGCTTTTTCAACACTCTTCTTCACGGATCCAGCAGTAATCTGAGCAACAGTTATGTCAGAATTAATTTCTTGACCATCATCTACAAATAAAAGAGATCCACTAGAAACTTCAATCTTTTGGGCTTTACTAGAATTATTTCCTTTAGGAACTATTTTTAATATGAAATCAACTTCCGCTTGTTTAGCTTCTACGCCATGTGGGGTTCTATAACCTCTAACCTTTGCTTTTGAACTAAATTCAACTTTACCTGAAATTTTTGATCTTACTACTCCACTTTCAGCAGTTGATACACCTCCAGTATGGAAAGTTCTCATTGTCAATTGAGTTCCTGGCTCACCAATAGATTGAGCAGCAATAATTCCAACTGCCTCACCTAAATCAACCAAATGATTATGAGCCAACGCCCACCCATAACATCTCCTACAAACCGATCTGTTAGCTTCACATGTTAATGGGGATCTTATTTTTACTTTATTAATAGATAATTTCTCAATTTCTTTTGACAGAAAGGGATCTATTGCAGTGTTTTGAGAAATAACAAGATTTTCTTCAGCATCAAAAATATCCTCAGCGGTAAGCCTACCAAGAAGTCTTGCTCCGAATTTACCATCTTCAGCTTCAACAACTATTGATCTTTCTGTTCCACAATCTTCTTCTCTAACAATTACATCTTGAGCGACATCAACTAATCTTCGAGTCAAATAACCAGAATCCGCTGTTCTTAAGGCAGTATCCACCAAACCCTTTCTCGCCCCATAAGAAGAAATTACATATTCAGTAACAGTGAGTCCTTCTCTAAAATTAGTTCTGATTGGCAGGTCAATAATTTCTCCTTGAGGATTAGCCATCAATCCCCTCATACCAACAAGTTGTCTTACCTGAGACATATTACCCCTTGCTCCTGAATTAGCCATCATCCAAACGGAATTTAGAGGATCATTCTGATTAAAATTATTCTTAACAGCATCTACTAATCTTTCATTAGTTTCAGTCCAAGTATCTATGACTTTTGTGTGCCTTTCAACTTCGGTAATTTCACCAAGTCTATAGCATTCTTCTGTAGCAGATATTTGCTCTTCAGCTTGACCTATTAAATCTTGTTTGGCTTCAGGAACTTTTAAATCATCTACTGATATCGAGACAGCTGCTTGGGTAGCATATTTAAATCCTAAGTCCTTTAAATTATCAGCCATGGCTGCAGTTATAGCAGTTCCATGAGTTTTATAAGCCCAAGAGACTAGATTTTTTAAGGCTTTCTTATCAACAACCTTATTCTTGAATGATGGTGGCGTTTTAGCAAGGGCAGGCATTGTAATTGGATTGTCCTTTTTTGAGTTCTTAGTAGTTTTACGTACTCTGGAAGTTTTTTTAGGTTTAGATGAAGTCATGATTTTTAAATAAATGAAAAATTGTTTTTAAAGATTACGTTTTAGATACAGAATCGATGATGGTATAGTTCATTACTACCCTCCCAACAGTAGTCAGCACAAATCTACTTATTAAATTATTATCAGAGTCAAATCTGTCCCTTCTGAAATTCCAGATTTCTAATCTTGAGCCATCGTCTAGTTCTTGAGTTTTTTGTGGGCTACGCATTTCGTCTTCATCTTCAACTTCACCATTAAATCTAACCCAAACCCATTCATGTAGGCTTAGTCTTTTATCTTCAAAAGCAAAGATAACATCTTCTAATGAAGCAAAAGTAGTCTTATTTTCTCCGAATTTTGGTTTTTGGTAATTTGGTTGCAATGCCGTCAGATAATAAGATCCCAAAACCATATCTTGTGATGGAGTCACAATTGGTTCCCCAGTAGCAGGAGAAAGAATATTATTACTGGCCAACATAAGCATGCGAGCTTCAGTTTGTGCCTCTAAAGCTAAAGGAACATGAACTGCCATTTGATCTCCATCAAAGTCAGCATTGAATGCAGGACAAACTAAAGGATGAAGTTGTATTGCTCTACCTCCCACTAATTTCGGTTCAAAAGCTTGAATTCCCAAACGATGCAGGGTAGGTGCTCTATTTAAGAGAATAGGATGACCTTCAATAACTTCCTGAAGAACCTGCATAACTTCATCATCAGCTTTTTGTATTAATTTTTTTGCAGCTTTAATGTTATTAACAATATTTTGTCGTATTAATCTATGAATTACAAAAGGTTGAAAGAGCTCTATCGCCATTTCTTTTGGGAGACCACACTGATGCATTTTTAATTTAGGGCCGACAACTATTACAGATCTTCCTGAATAGTCAACACGCTTTCCAAGAAGATTCTGTCTAAATCTTCCTTGTTTTCCTTCAATTATGTCACTTAGGGACTTAAGAGCTCTATTATTTGCTCCAACAACAGTCCTTCCTCTCCTTCCATTATCTATAAGGGCATCAACTGCCTCCTGAAGCATTCTTTTTTCATTTCTTACGATAATTTCAGGAGCTAAAATTTCTTGAAGCCTGGCTAATCTATTATTTCTATTTATAACTCTTCTATATAAATCATTTAAATCTGAAGTTGCAAATCTTCCCCCATCAAGCTGAACCATAGGTCTGAGATCAGGAGGTATAACTGGGATTGCATCTAAAACCATCCATTCTGGTTTTGCATTAGTTGCAATGAAATTATCAATAACTCTAATCCTTTTTATAAGTTTTGCTCTCTTTTGCCCTTTGCTATTAGTGATTTCTTCTCTAAGCTCCTCAGCAACCTGATTCAAATCAAGGTCTTCAAGTAATTGTTTCAGCGCCTCAGCACCGATTCCAACAAAGGGTTCATTTTCAATAGTTGAATCTTCAGCATAAATTTCATCTTCAATTTCCAGCCACTCATCCTCAGTTAGTAATTGCTTATATTTAAGTTCTTTATGATCACCTGGGTCTAAAACAACATAACAATTAAAATAAACTATTTGTTCTACATCTCTAAGCGGAATATCTAAAAGTATTGCAACGTAACTAGGGATTCCTTTCAAATACCAAACATGGGAAACTGGCGCGGCGAGTTTTATATAGCCCATCCTATGTCTTCTGACTCTACTTTCAGTTACTTCTACACCACATCTCTCACAAACGATACCGCGATGTCTTACCCTCTTATATTTTCCACAATGGCATTCCCAATCTTTAGATGGCCCAAAAATCTTTTCACAAAACAATCCATCCATTTCTGGTTTAAGCGTCCTGTAATTGATAGTTTCGGGTTTCGTAACTTCACCAACTACTTGTCCATTGGGCAATGTCCTCTGCCCCCAATCCATTATTCTTTGTGGAGAAGCTATTGAGATTTTGACGTAATCAAAGTGATTTTCAGTTCTTAAGTTGCTGTTTGTCATTTTTGGTGAATTGAAATTAAAAGGTTTTTATTGAGTATTTAATCTTCCTCATATTCAGAGGTTCCGAGTGATTCGTAAGTTGGCCTTGATGGAGTATTTCTTCTCGGATTGACATCTTGCATTAAATCTACCTCTTTCCCTTCATCTGTATAAACCCCTATATCCAAGCCTAGAGATTGTAATTCCCTCATAAGAACTTTGAATGACTCAGGAGTACCAGGCCTTGGGATCGGCTTACCTTTTACGATTGCATTAAGCGCTTCATTTCTTCCTTGCATGTCATCAGATTTAACTGTTAACAATTCCTGAAGAGTATAAGCTGCTCCGTAAGCTTCAAGAGCCCAAACTTCCATTTCTCCAAGCCTTTGTCCACCTTGCTGAGCTTTACCACCCAAAGGTTGCTGTGTTACTAAAGAGTAAGGTCCAGTAGATCTAGCATGAATTTTATCATCCACCAAATGGACTAATTTGAGGAAATGAGAGTATCCCACCGCAACTGGTTGATCGAAGGGTTCCCCTGTTCTTCCATCTTTAAGTAATAACTTTCCAGGATCTTCAGGATTATAAACCCATGCTTTACCTGGCTGTTTTGAAGCTTCCTCTAAAAATGCTTGAACAGTTTGATGTGATTTTTCAGCTCCATACATTTCATCAAATGGAACAACTTTAACTCGGCAATTTAAGTTGGAAGCGGCCCAGCCCATCAATAATTCAAAAACTTGACCTACATTCATCCTACTGGGAACTCCTAAAGGATTAAGAACTATGTCTACAGGCGTTCCATCAGGTAAATATGGCATATCTTCTCTTGGTAGGATTCTGCTAATAATTCCTTTATTTCCATGCCTACCAGCCATTTTGTCACCTACTTGAATTTTCCTTCTCTGAGCCACATAAACTCTAACAACCATATTGGCACCTGGAGGTAATTCATCACCTTGTTCTCTCGTATAGATGCGAACATCCAAAACTCTTCCCTTTTCAGTTTTAGGAACCCTCAAAGAATTATCTCTTACATCTCTAGCCTTTTCACCGAAAATAGCTCTTAAGAGTTTTTCTTCAGGTGGTTGGTCTGATTCCCCTTTTGGAGTCACTTTTCCAACCAGAATATCTCCACTCTCGACAAAAGCACCTATCCTGATAATTCCCATCTCATCAAGATTATTTAAGCTTTCTTCCGAGATATTGGGAATCTCTCTAGTGATTTCTTCAGGTCCTAGCTTCGTTTGTCTTGCTTCAATTTCATATTTTTCAATATGTACCGAAGTATATAGATCATCAGTTACCATCCTCTCGCTTACTAGTATTGCATCTTCGTAGTTGTATCCCTCCCATGGCATGTAAGCAATTAAAACATTTTGGCCAAGAGCTATTTCCCCTCCTTCGCATGCGGATCCATCTGCCAAAACCTGACCAGATATAACTCTATCTCCAATTTTCACTATTGGTCTTTGGTTGAGGCAAGTATCTTGATTTGATCTTTGATATTTCTGAAGATAATGTATATGATCATTACCATCCTCGTCTTTAACGATAATCTCATTAGCGTCTACGTAAGATACAGTTCCATTTACTTTTGTTATGGGAACCATCCCCGAATCTCTAGCAACTTGAGATTCTAAACCTGTACCAACTAAAGGACGTTCTGGTCTTAGCAGTGGAACAGCTTGACGTTGCATATTTGATCCCATGAGTGCTCTATTAGCGTCATCATGTTCCAAGAAAGGAATAAGAGAAGTAGCAACTGAAATTACCTGAACCGGAGAAAGCTGAACATAATCAACTTGATGAGGAGGAACTTTTTCAAAATCCTGTCTGTATCTTACTGGTATTAGTTTTGCAATTATATTGCCTTCCTTATCAGTTGCGACGTCTCCTGGAGCAACTCTACACTCATCTTCTAAATCAGCAGAAAGATAAACAGGATTACCTTCTTTATTAACTTTACCGTTTTTAACTTCCCAAAAAGGAGTTTCGATAAAACCATACTCATTAACTCTTGCATGGGTAGCCAAAGAATTTATAAGTCCTGCATTAGGACCTTCAGGAGTCTCGATGGGACATAATCTTCCATAATGTGAAGGGTGTATATCTCTAACCGCGAAGCCTGCTCTTTCTCGAGTTAAACCTCCTGGACCTAATGCTGAGATTCTTCTCTTATGTGTTAATTCAGCTAGGGGATTAGTTTGATCCATGAACTGACTTAACTGACTGGAGCCGAAGAATTCCTTGATAGCAGCGACCAAAGGTTTGGGATTGACTAGTTGAGCGGGAGTAAGAGAATCTGTTTCTCCTACAGTCATTCTTTCTTTAATAATTCTCTCCAGACGATTAAGTCCAACCCTGACTTGATTTTGAAGAAGTTCTCCCACTGATCTAACCCTTCGATTGCCAAGGTGGTCAATATCATCTAAACTTGCTCCTCCAATATCCAATTCTAGGTTAATTAAATAATCAATGGTAGTAAGAACATCTTCATGGGTAAGTGTTCTCACATCGTCTGGCACGGTAAGCCTCAATTTTTTATTTATTTTATATCTACCAACTCGACCTAAATCATATCTTTTGGGATCAAAAAATCTACTGTGTAATAACTGTTGTCCGCCAGAAACGGATGGTGGTTCTCCTGGACGTAGCTTTTTGTATAACTCGAGTAATGCCTGATCTTCTGAATTTATTCCCTCATCATTAGCTGAGTCAATTGAGCTTTGATAAAATTCAGGATGCCTAAGTTTATCAACTACATCATTATCTGAAAGACCCATCGCTCTCATGAGAACATGAGCATTAATTTTTCTAGTTTTATCAACTCTCACATAAAGTAAATTATTTTTGTCAGTTTCAAATTTTAACCATGCACCTCTATTGGGGATAACGCTCGCGTTATAAGTCCTTCGACCATTTTTATCAAGTTCATCTTTGAAAAATACTCCAGGACTTCGAACAATTTGATTAACAATAACTCTTTCAGCTCCATTAATAATGAAAGTTCCTCTTTCAGTCATTAATGGTAATTCGCCAATAAATACTTCTTGTTCTTTAATTTCCCCTGTCTCTTTATTTATTAACCTGCAAGTTACATACATTTGAGATGCAAATGTAGCATCTCTTCTTTTGGCCTCCTCAACGTCATGTCTAGGTCTTTTTAACCTGTACTCTTCACCGATAAAATGTAATTCTAATTTACCTGTGTAATCAGAAATGGGAGAAAAATTTTGTAGTTCTTCTATTAAACCCTTTTCCAAAAACCATTTAAAGCTTGCTCTTTGTACTTCAACTAAATCTGGTAGATAAGTAGCTGTTTTTGCTACCTGTAAAGCGCTACTGCTCATCCAAGAAACCTGCGATTTTGTGAGATTTACTATTTTTACTTTAAATCTACTTAATATTTAGTTCTTTAACTTTTACTTAATATGAGATAAACAATAAAATCTCGATTTCAACAAAAATTGATCTAATTAAAGAATTAAATTTTGTTTAATGTTGATAAATCATTAACTGTGTAAGTAAAACCTAAAAAATTAAGAAAAATTTACAGTAATTCCTAATACTAACAGTTGCTACGTCAAATTAACAAGTCAAATTTAAACAAATCTTCAGCATTCTTGGATGATTCTCTAGCAATTGTGATTAATTCAGTACACCTTAGATCTGCCATAAAATTGGCAACATTTTCAACAAATGCAGGTTCATTTCTTTTGCCCCTATGAGGGACAGGCGCTAAAAATGGTGAGTCAGTTTCAATTAAATATTTATCTTTTGGGACTATTTTGGCACACTCATGAATTTCATATGCTTTTGGAAAAGTTACTATTCCACTAAAACTGATGTAAAATCCTAGATCCAAGAATTGCTTCATTTCTTTTGAGGTTCCTGTCCAACAATGAAGTACCCCATCAGGACATTTTCCGTTTTTAGAGAGATCACTGCATATCTTAATCATTTCATTTGCGGCATCTCTGCAATGGATAATTACAGGCAATTTAAGTTCATAAGCCAACTCCATTTGGGGAATAAGTGCTTCAATTTGCTGAGTTTTATTTTCATTTTTAAAAAAATCCAAGCCTAATTCTCCAATAGCTACAACCCTTCTGTCTTCTTTAGCTGATTTCCTTAAAAGAGATTCTGAACTTTGTTTCCATTTTTTTGCTTCTAGCGGATGCAAACCAACTGAATAGTAAATTTCATTAAATTCCTGAGATATTTTTTTCAACTTTGGAATTTCTGTTAATTCACAACAAGCATGCACTAATTTTTTTACACCTCTTGAACGAAATCTTAAAACAACATCTTCAAGGTCTCTCTCAAAATTTTCAAATATTAAATGACAATGCGAATCTATGAGTTCAATATCGCTCATAATTATGCTCGGCCTTTTACTTTGTGGTAAGAGTAGTTTTTACAAAATTGTTTATTTTTGATTTTCTATTAGCCCCATTATTCTTATGAAGAACATTTTTCTTAACTGCTTTATCTATTAAACTAAAGGCTTTATTCAGGCTTGTTTTAACTAAATTTTTATTATCCTCATTTGGGTCTTTTTTATATTTTTCACAGTTCTCTAAGGTTTTTTTGGTTAAAGTCCTAACAGTAGATTTATATGACTTATTAACTAAACGATTTCTTTCTGCAATTTGTATTCTCTTTTTTGCTGATTTGTTGTTGGCCACAGAGGGTACATAAATAGAAGATTTTCATCATAACAAATAAAATGTCTACTAATCAATCATATATAATTTAGGAGATATTAAATTTGGTTTTGAGCCTTTCTATTTGAACAAATTAAGCAAATGAAGATCATAAATAATAAAAAAGAAGCTATTAAAGAATTAAAAAGGATTTCTACTCGAACTAATTCAGATAACAATAATGAGATAAATACAATTGTTGATGAAATCCTTCAAGAGGTAAAAATTTCTGGTGATATAGCTTTAAAAAAATATACAAAAAAATTTGATGGTTTCGACCCTGACCCTATGCAAGTAAGTGCGGATCAAATAAAAAATGCATGGGATGAAATTGATAACAATTTGAAGCACTCACTTGTGGTAGCTCAAAAAAGAATTCAAAAATTCCATGAAAAAGAAATTCCTCAATCTTTCACTATAAAAGGTGAACATGGTGATACCGTTCAAAGAAGATGGAGTCCAGTTAAAAATGCAGGTATTTATATTCCTGGAGGTAGAGCTGCTTATCCAAGTACAGTATTGATGAATGCTATACCTGCAAAAGTAGCAGGAGTAGAAGAAATTATCATGGTATCTCCTGGAAATAAAGAAGGAGAAATAAACAAAACTGTTTTAGCTGCAGCTCACTTATCAGGGATCAATAAAGTATTTAGAATTGGAGGAGCTCAAGCAATTGGTGCTTTAGCATTTGGCACAAATCAAATCAATAAAGTTGATGTTATTTCAGGTCCAGGGAATATATATGTCACAACTGCGAAAAAACTCATTTATGGCTCTACAGGAATTGATTCATTAGCTGGTCCAAGTGAAATATTAATCATTGCAGATGAAACAGCTCAGAGCACTCACATAGCATCTGATCTACTAGCGCAAGCAGAACATGATCCTTTAGCTTCATCAATACTTCTAACTACATCAAAGAAGCAGGCAAAAGAAGTTTTAGAAGGACTTTATAAAAAAATAGATGGTCATCCAAGAAAAGAAATTTGCCTGCAATCAATAAAAAATTGGGGTTTAATTGTGATTTGCGAGGATTACGAATCATGTGTTGAACTAAGCAACAACTTTGCCCCTGAACACCTAGAAATTATTACTGCAGATTCAAAAAAAATTCTTGCAGGTATAGAGAATGCAGGAGCGATATTTTTAGGAAAATGGACCCCAGAAGCTGTTGGAGATTATCTTGCTGGACCAAATCATACTTTACCCACGTCAGGAAATTCTAGATTTAGCGGTTCTTTAGGGGTTGAAACTTTTATGAAAAATACTTCAATAATAGAATTTAACGAAGAAAGTTTAAAAGTTAATAGCCTTGATATTATTAATCTTGCTAAAAGTGAGGGCTTACATAGCCATGCTAACTCTGTAGAAATAAGATTTGAAGATTAGCTAGCTCTTGAGGGTGAGTAAACAACTGGTATGTTGTCTTCAATTTTACCAACTAATACTTTGTCTGTAAGATCAACAAATAACCCATTTTCTAATACTCCTGGAATATTATTAATCTTCATTTCAATCTCTTTTGGATTCTTAATACCATCTTTAAATAATACATCTAGGACGAGGTTACCTTGGTCAGTAACAACTGGGCCAGCTTTTTTAGTAGCCATTCTTAAAGAAGAACTGCCATTCATTTCTGAAATGACTTCCTTTACTTGCTTCCAAGCATTTGGAAGAACTTCTACAGGTAAAGGGAAAGATTGATTTAAATTTTGAACAAGTTTAGTTTCATCAACAACGATCAACAATTGATTAGCTTTAGATGCCACTAACTTCTCTCTAACATGGCATGCTCCTCCTCCTTTTATTAATTGAAATCCTGGATCAACTTCATCTGCTCCATCAATAG from Prochlorococcus marinus XMU1410 includes:
- the rpoB gene encoding DNA-directed RNA polymerase subunit beta; its protein translation is MSSSALQVAKTATYLPDLVEVQRASFKWFLEKGLIEELQNFSPISDYTGKLELHFIGEEYRLKRPRHDVEEAKRRDATFASQMYVTCRLINKETGEIKEQEVFIGELPLMTERGTFIINGAERVIVNQIVRSPGVFFKDELDKNGRRTYNASVIPNRGAWLKFETDKNNLLYVRVDKTRKINAHVLMRAMGLSDNDVVDKLRHPEFYQSSIDSANDEGINSEDQALLELYKKLRPGEPPSVSGGQQLLHSRFFDPKRYDLGRVGRYKINKKLRLTVPDDVRTLTHEDVLTTIDYLINLELDIGGASLDDIDHLGNRRVRSVGELLQNQVRVGLNRLERIIKERMTVGETDSLTPAQLVNPKPLVAAIKEFFGSSQLSQFMDQTNPLAELTHKRRISALGPGGLTRERAGFAVRDIHPSHYGRLCPIETPEGPNAGLINSLATHARVNEYGFIETPFWEVKNGKVNKEGNPVYLSADLEDECRVAPGDVATDKEGNIIAKLIPVRYRQDFEKVPPHQVDYVQLSPVQVISVATSLIPFLEHDDANRALMGSNMQRQAVPLLRPERPLVGTGLESQVARDSGMVPITKVNGTVSYVDANEIIVKDEDGNDHIHYLQKYQRSNQDTCLNQRPIVKIGDRVISGQVLADGSACEGGEIALGQNVLIAYMPWEGYNYEDAILVSERMVTDDLYTSVHIEKYEIEARQTKLGPEEITREIPNISEESLNNLDEMGIIRIGAFVESGDILVGKVTPKGESDQPPEEKLLRAIFGEKARDVRDNSLRVPKTEKGRVLDVRIYTREQGDELPPGANMVVRVYVAQRRKIQVGDKMAGRHGNKGIISRILPREDMPYLPDGTPVDIVLNPLGVPSRMNVGQVFELLMGWAASNLNCRVKVVPFDEMYGAEKSHQTVQAFLEEASKQPGKAWVYNPEDPGKLLLKDGRTGEPFDQPVAVGYSHFLKLVHLVDDKIHARSTGPYSLVTQQPLGGKAQQGGQRLGEMEVWALEAYGAAYTLQELLTVKSDDMQGRNEALNAIVKGKPIPRPGTPESFKVLMRELQSLGLDIGVYTDEGKEVDLMQDVNPRRNTPSRPTYESLGTSEYEED
- the hisD gene encoding histidinol dehydrogenase, which codes for MKIINNKKEAIKELKRISTRTNSDNNNEINTIVDEILQEVKISGDIALKKYTKKFDGFDPDPMQVSADQIKNAWDEIDNNLKHSLVVAQKRIQKFHEKEIPQSFTIKGEHGDTVQRRWSPVKNAGIYIPGGRAAYPSTVLMNAIPAKVAGVEEIIMVSPGNKEGEINKTVLAAAHLSGINKVFRIGGAQAIGALAFGTNQINKVDVISGPGNIYVTTAKKLIYGSTGIDSLAGPSEILIIADETAQSTHIASDLLAQAEHDPLASSILLTTSKKQAKEVLEGLYKKIDGHPRKEICLQSIKNWGLIVICEDYESCVELSNNFAPEHLEIITADSKKILAGIENAGAIFLGKWTPEAVGDYLAGPNHTLPTSGNSRFSGSLGVETFMKNTSIIEFNEESLKVNSLDIINLAKSEGLHSHANSVEIRFED
- the rpiA gene encoding ribose-5-phosphate isomerase RpiA, coding for MKQVVADAAIREVKSDMILGLGSGSTAALMIKSLADEIRSGKLQNIRGVATSFQSEVLALELDIPLIDLASLSQIDLAIDGADEVDPGFQLIKGGGACHVREKLVASKANQLLIVVDETKLVQNLNQSFPLPVEVLPNAWKQVKEVISEMNGSSSLRMATKKAGPVVTDQGNLVLDVLFKDGIKNPKEIEMKINNIPGVLENGLFVDLTDKVLVGKIEDNIPVVYSPSRAS
- the rpsT gene encoding 30S ribosomal protein S20, with amino-acid sequence MANNKSAKKRIQIAERNRLVNKSYKSTVRTLTKKTLENCEKYKKDPNEDNKNLVKTSLNKAFSLIDKAVKKNVLHKNNGANRKSKINNFVKTTLTTK
- a CDS encoding TatD family hydrolase, which gives rise to MSDIELIDSHCHLIFENFERDLEDVVLRFRSRGVKKLVHACCELTEIPKLKKISQEFNEIYYSVGLHPLEAKKWKQSSESLLRKSAKEDRRVVAIGELGLDFFKNENKTQQIEALIPQMELAYELKLPVIIHCRDAANEMIKICSDLSKNGKCPDGVLHCWTGTSKEMKQFLDLGFYISFSGIVTFPKAYEIHECAKIVPKDKYLIETDSPFLAPVPHRGKRNEPAFVENVANFMADLRCTELITIARESSKNAEDLFKFDLLI
- a CDS encoding DNA-directed RNA polymerase subunit gamma, whose product is MTNSNLRTENHFDYVKISIASPQRIMDWGQRTLPNGQVVGEVTKPETINYRTLKPEMDGLFCEKIFGPSKDWECHCGKYKRVRHRGIVCERCGVEVTESRVRRHRMGYIKLAAPVSHVWYLKGIPSYVAILLDIPLRDVEQIVYFNCYVVLDPGDHKELKYKQLLTEDEWLEIEDEIYAEDSTIENEPFVGIGAEALKQLLEDLDLNQVAEELREEITNSKGQKRAKLIKRIRVIDNFIATNAKPEWMVLDAIPVIPPDLRPMVQLDGGRFATSDLNDLYRRVINRNNRLARLQEILAPEIIVRNEKRMLQEAVDALIDNGRRGRTVVGANNRALKSLSDIIEGKQGRFRQNLLGKRVDYSGRSVIVVGPKLKMHQCGLPKEMAIELFQPFVIHRLIRQNIVNNIKAAKKLIQKADDEVMQVLQEVIEGHPILLNRAPTLHRLGIQAFEPKLVGGRAIQLHPLVCPAFNADFDGDQMAVHVPLALEAQTEARMLMLASNNILSPATGEPIVTPSQDMVLGSYYLTALQPNYQKPKFGENKTTFASLEDVIFAFEDKRLSLHEWVWVRFNGEVEDEDEMRSPQKTQELDDGSRLEIWNFRRDRFDSDNNLISRFVLTTVGRVVMNYTIIDSVSKT